The following proteins come from a genomic window of Microbacterium lemovicicum:
- the ctaD gene encoding cytochrome c oxidase subunit I encodes MATTLPLQEKSSGRPLTLPPRQAALLTSTRVEDKGNLIVKWITSTDHKTIGYMYLIASVIFFMLGGVMALIIRAELFEPGMQVVPTKEQYNQLFTMHGTIMLLMFATPLFAGFANVIMPLQIGAPDVAFPRLNAFAFWLLLFGSTIAVSGFLTPQGAAAFGWFAYQPLAGASFSPGAGGNLWMLGLGMSGFGTILGAVNFITTIITMRAPGMTMWRMPIFTWNTLITSILVLMAFPVLAAAILAAAADRVLGAHIYDPANGGVLLWQHLFWFFGHPEVYIIALPFFGIVSEIFPVFSRKPIFGYKTLVYATIAIAALSVAVWAHHMYVTGAVLLPFFALMTMLIAVPTGVKIFNWVGTMWRGSVTFETPMVWSIGFLITFVFGGLTGIILASPPLDFHLSDSYFVVAHFHYVVFGTVVFAMFAGFYFWWPKFTGRMLNERLGMVHFWMLFIGFHMTFLVQHWLGVDGMVRRYADYSAADGFTWQNQLSTIGSIILGASMIPFLFNVWVTARKAPKVTVNDPWGYGASLEWATSCPPPRHNFTSIPRIRSERPAFDLNHPEAGVPVGVGPAKDAPDAPVADLAEGKVK; translated from the coding sequence ATGGCGACGACGCTTCCGCTTCAGGAGAAGTCCTCCGGGCGTCCGTTGACCCTGCCCCCTCGTCAGGCGGCGCTGCTGACCTCGACGCGGGTCGAGGACAAGGGAAACCTGATCGTCAAGTGGATCACCTCCACTGACCACAAGACCATCGGCTACATGTACCTGATCGCCTCGGTGATCTTCTTCATGCTCGGTGGCGTCATGGCGCTGATCATCCGCGCCGAGCTCTTCGAGCCCGGCATGCAGGTCGTGCCGACCAAGGAGCAGTACAACCAGCTGTTCACGATGCACGGCACGATCATGCTGCTGATGTTCGCGACGCCGTTGTTCGCCGGCTTCGCCAACGTGATCATGCCGCTGCAGATCGGGGCGCCCGACGTCGCGTTCCCGCGCCTCAACGCCTTCGCCTTCTGGCTGTTGCTCTTCGGCTCCACCATCGCCGTCTCCGGCTTCCTCACCCCGCAGGGCGCGGCCGCCTTTGGCTGGTTCGCCTATCAGCCCTTGGCAGGCGCGAGCTTCTCACCGGGCGCAGGTGGGAACCTGTGGATGCTGGGCCTCGGCATGAGCGGTTTCGGCACGATCCTCGGCGCCGTGAACTTCATCACCACGATCATCACCATGCGCGCTCCGGGCATGACGATGTGGCGCATGCCGATCTTCACGTGGAACACGCTGATCACCAGCATCCTCGTGCTCATGGCCTTCCCGGTGCTCGCCGCCGCGATCCTGGCCGCTGCGGCCGACCGCGTGCTCGGCGCCCACATCTACGACCCCGCGAACGGCGGCGTCCTGCTGTGGCAGCACCTGTTCTGGTTCTTCGGGCACCCCGAGGTGTACATCATCGCCCTGCCGTTCTTCGGCATCGTGTCGGAGATCTTCCCGGTGTTCAGCCGCAAGCCGATCTTCGGATACAAGACGCTCGTCTACGCCACGATCGCGATCGCCGCCCTGTCGGTGGCCGTGTGGGCGCACCACATGTACGTGACCGGTGCGGTCCTGCTGCCGTTCTTCGCGCTCATGACGATGCTCATCGCCGTTCCGACGGGTGTGAAGATCTTCAACTGGGTCGGCACCATGTGGCGAGGCTCCGTGACGTTCGAGACGCCGATGGTCTGGTCGATCGGCTTCCTCATCACCTTCGTGTTCGGTGGTCTCACGGGCATCATCCTCGCCTCGCCGCCGCTGGACTTCCACCTGTCCGACTCGTACTTCGTCGTGGCCCACTTCCACTACGTGGTGTTCGGCACGGTCGTGTTCGCGATGTTCGCCGGCTTCTACTTCTGGTGGCCGAAGTTCACCGGTCGCATGCTCAACGAGCGTCTCGGCATGGTGCACTTCTGGATGCTGTTCATCGGCTTCCACATGACCTTCCTCGTGCAGCACTGGCTGGGCGTCGACGGCATGGTGCGCCGCTATGCGGACTACTCCGCGGCCGACGGCTTCACCTGGCAGAACCAGCTGTCGACGATCGGCTCCATCATCCTGGGCGCGTCGATGATCCCGTTCCTGTTCAACGTCTGGGTCACCGCCCGCAAGGCTCCCAAGGTGACGGTCAACGACCCGTGGGGCTACGGCGCTTCGCTCGAGTGGGCCACCTCCTGCCCGCCGCCGCGTCACAACTTCACGTCGATCCCGCGCATCCGCAGCGAGCGTCCCGCGTTCGACCTGAACCACCCCGAGGCCGGCGTGCCGGTGGGCGTGGGACCGGCGAAGGACGCTCCCGACGCCCCGGTGGCCGACCTCGCCGAAGGAAAGGTGAAGTAA
- a CDS encoding cytochrome c oxidase subunit 4 — MRTNVALWWILTGFFFLVFVAYTVWNIIAHPQPEWWHGIEWVGSVALLFTALMGSLIAFYVQRVHAAQGGELPADILTADIDDGDPELGEFSPWSWWPIILAFSAAIGMIGLAVGTWMFPIGLGIFAVAIVGWVYEYYRGYFAR; from the coding sequence GTGCGCACCAATGTGGCTCTCTGGTGGATCCTGACCGGCTTCTTCTTCCTGGTCTTCGTCGCCTACACGGTGTGGAACATCATCGCTCACCCGCAGCCGGAATGGTGGCACGGGATCGAGTGGGTGGGCAGTGTCGCACTGCTGTTCACGGCACTCATGGGATCGCTCATCGCCTTCTACGTGCAGCGCGTGCACGCCGCACAGGGCGGCGAGCTCCCCGCCGACATCCTCACCGCCGACATCGATGACGGCGACCCCGAGCTGGGTGAGTTCAGCCCCTGGTCGTGGTGGCCCATCATCCTCGCGTTCTCGGCTGCCATCGGCATGATCGGTCTCGCGGTCGGCACGTGGATGTTCCCGATCGGCCTCGGCATCTTCGCCGTCGCCATCGTGGGCTGGGTGTACGAGTACTACCGCGGATACTTCGCGCGCTGA
- a CDS encoding PP2C family protein-serine/threonine phosphatase — MRLTGASVSEVGPRRSVNQDAAFTASWGAAVADGVGGGPAGDLASAALVHRLVAGVQREIGEERLHTRIRLANWDLRAHTARDSALAGMATTLTGVFVDVEPGRLLLAHVGDSRAYRLRAGDCRRMTRDDSYVQELVDRGIVMPENAWTHPRRNIITASYSGNERDIVRIEPHDAQEGDRWLLCSDGVTDYVPEVLVADVLRSAASPADAAAELVRLADDAGSADNITAVVVDVQSGDTLSDRAQFTGAASARFCEEPDDLGRTA, encoded by the coding sequence ATGAGGCTCACCGGAGCCTCCGTCTCGGAGGTCGGACCCCGACGCTCGGTGAACCAGGATGCCGCCTTCACGGCATCCTGGGGAGCCGCCGTCGCCGACGGTGTCGGCGGTGGACCTGCCGGCGACCTCGCCTCCGCTGCGCTCGTGCACCGACTCGTCGCAGGCGTGCAGCGCGAGATCGGCGAGGAGCGGCTGCACACCCGCATCCGCCTGGCGAACTGGGACCTGCGGGCGCACACGGCCCGTGACAGCGCCCTGGCTGGCATGGCGACCACGCTGACGGGCGTCTTCGTCGACGTGGAGCCCGGGCGTCTGCTCCTCGCGCATGTCGGCGACTCGCGCGCCTACCGCCTTCGTGCGGGCGACTGCCGCAGGATGACGCGCGACGACTCCTACGTCCAGGAGCTCGTCGACCGCGGCATCGTCATGCCGGAGAACGCCTGGACGCATCCCCGGCGGAACATCATCACCGCGTCCTACAGCGGCAACGAACGGGACATCGTCCGCATCGAGCCCCACGACGCCCAGGAGGGCGACCGCTGGCTCCTGTGCAGCGACGGCGTGACCGACTACGTGCCGGAGGTCCTCGTGGCCGACGTGCTCCGCTCAGCGGCGTCTCCGGCCGATGCCGCGGCCGAGCTGGTGCGCCTGGCGGATGACGCGGGCTCCGCCGACAACATCACGGCGGTCGTCGTCGACGTGCAGTCCGGGGACACTCTGAGCGATCGTGCGCAGTTCACGGGAGCGGCATCCGCCCGCTTCTGCGAGGAGCCCGACGACCTCGGTCGCACCGCCTAG
- a CDS encoding rhodanese-like domain-containing protein, with amino-acid sequence MTTDLPTSTSAPTATADAAAAYFAAKLACETDPSDVYEAQKAGERFLLVDVRGAEAWAQGRIPGAVHIPYGTIAERAAHDIPLDMPVVVYCWSPGCNAGAKGALAFTQAGYSVREMIGGFEYWAREGYPTEDDDGTLPRMRDRLVALVR; translated from the coding sequence ATGACCACTGATCTCCCGACCAGCACCTCTGCGCCGACCGCGACCGCGGACGCCGCCGCCGCGTACTTCGCCGCCAAGCTCGCCTGCGAGACCGATCCATCGGACGTGTACGAGGCGCAGAAGGCCGGTGAGCGGTTCCTCCTCGTCGACGTGCGCGGCGCCGAGGCCTGGGCCCAGGGACGCATCCCCGGTGCGGTCCACATCCCCTACGGGACGATTGCGGAGCGGGCAGCCCACGACATCCCCCTCGACATGCCCGTCGTGGTCTACTGCTGGAGTCCGGGGTGCAACGCCGGCGCCAAGGGAGCACTCGCGTTCACACAGGCGGGCTACTCGGTGCGCGAGATGATCGGCGGCTTCGAGTATTGGGCACGGGAGGGCTATCCCACCGAGGATGACGACGGCACCCTCCCCCGCATGCGCGACCGACTCGTCGCACTGGTGCGCTGA
- a CDS encoding cytochrome b, whose translation MTTEPALPDARSTDKPLGGRFVAGAANYLDERTSMSGIVKELGRKIFPDHWSFMLGEIALWSFVAVLLSGTFLTFFFQASMVPTHYSGAYIPMRGVEMSAALDSSLRLSFDIRGGLLVRQIHHWAALVFVAGIGVHMLRIFFTGAFRKPREVNWVIGFILFILAMAEGFTGYSLPDDLLSGNGLRIIDGMVKGIPLIGTWISFLLFGGEFPGDQIVGRLYTLHILLLPAILVALLALHLMLMIINKHTQFAGPARRNDNVVGYPILPVYASKMGGFFFITFGVIVLVASLFTINPIWNYGPYDPSPVSAGTQPDWYIGFADGALRLVPPHLETVLFNNTWSWNIIIPLAGLGLFIVLVMIYPFIEAWITGDKREHHIAQRPRQAATRTAIGAAGVTFYAVLWAAASSDIIATHFQLTMEGVIHTLQALLFVGPVVAYFVAKRMCLALQKKDREIALHGYESGRIVRLPGGEYIEVHQPVDEYERWRLIGFETNEPLVVRPNSRGQIPWHENIRASLSRWFFEDRLTPLTQGELDAAVAHQHHELEHIAHDEAEELQGAHARAGVPDAPLKPIDDGHSSETAVRPSNVIIPDDKDGKKKS comes from the coding sequence GTGACCACGGAGCCTGCGCTCCCTGACGCGCGTTCCACCGACAAGCCGCTCGGCGGCCGCTTCGTCGCAGGCGCGGCGAACTACCTCGACGAGCGCACGAGCATGTCGGGCATCGTCAAGGAGCTCGGTCGGAAGATTTTCCCCGACCACTGGTCCTTCATGCTCGGCGAGATCGCGCTGTGGAGCTTCGTCGCCGTCCTGCTGTCGGGCACGTTCCTGACGTTCTTCTTCCAGGCGTCGATGGTGCCGACCCACTACAGCGGTGCGTACATCCCGATGCGCGGCGTCGAGATGTCGGCCGCACTGGACTCCTCGCTGCGACTGTCGTTCGACATCCGCGGCGGCCTGCTGGTCCGTCAGATCCACCACTGGGCCGCGCTCGTCTTCGTCGCCGGCATCGGCGTGCACATGCTCCGCATCTTCTTCACCGGAGCATTCCGCAAGCCCCGCGAGGTCAACTGGGTGATCGGCTTCATCCTGTTCATCCTTGCGATGGCAGAGGGCTTCACCGGCTACTCGCTCCCCGACGACCTGCTGTCCGGCAACGGCCTCCGCATCATCGACGGCATGGTCAAGGGCATCCCGCTGATCGGCACCTGGATCTCCTTCCTGCTGTTCGGCGGAGAATTCCCGGGTGACCAGATCGTCGGCCGCCTCTACACGCTGCACATCCTGCTGCTGCCCGCGATCCTGGTTGCTCTGCTCGCGCTGCACCTGATGCTCATGATCATCAACAAGCACACGCAGTTCGCCGGTCCCGCCCGTCGCAACGACAACGTCGTGGGCTACCCGATCCTGCCGGTCTACGCGTCGAAGATGGGCGGCTTCTTCTTCATCACGTTCGGTGTGATCGTCCTGGTCGCGTCGCTGTTCACGATCAACCCGATCTGGAACTATGGGCCGTACGACCCCTCCCCCGTGTCCGCCGGAACCCAGCCCGACTGGTACATCGGCTTCGCGGACGGTGCGCTCCGACTGGTGCCGCCGCACCTCGAGACGGTGCTGTTCAACAACACCTGGTCGTGGAACATCATCATCCCGCTGGCCGGCCTCGGGCTGTTCATCGTGCTCGTGATGATCTATCCCTTCATCGAGGCGTGGATCACGGGTGACAAGCGCGAGCACCACATCGCGCAGCGTCCCCGCCAGGCGGCCACCCGCACGGCCATCGGCGCCGCCGGCGTCACGTTCTACGCCGTACTGTGGGCTGCGGCATCGTCCGACATCATCGCCACGCACTTCCAGCTGACCATGGAGGGTGTCATCCACACTCTGCAGGCCCTGCTGTTCGTCGGACCGGTGGTCGCGTACTTCGTCGCCAAGCGCATGTGCCTCGCCCTGCAGAAGAAGGACCGCGAGATCGCCCTGCACGGGTACGAGTCCGGTCGCATCGTCCGCCTCCCCGGCGGCGAGTACATCGAGGTGCACCAGCCCGTCGACGAGTACGAGCGCTGGCGTCTGATCGGCTTCGAGACGAACGAGCCCCTCGTGGTGCGTCCGAACTCGCGTGGCCAGATCCCCTGGCATGAGAACATCCGCGCCTCGCTGTCGCGGTGGTTCTTCGAGGATCGCCTCACGCCCCTCACGCAGGGCGAGCTCGACGCCGCGGTGGCCCACCAGCACCACGAGCTGGAGCACATCGCGCACGACGAGGCCGAAGAGCTGCAGGGTGCCCACGCACGCGCCGGCGTCCCCGACGCTCCGCTGAAGCCGATCGACGACGGCCACTCCTCCGAGACCGCCGTCCGCCCGTCGAACGTCATCATCCCCGATGACAAGGACGGCAAGAAGAAGTCCTGA
- a CDS encoding ubiquinol-cytochrome c reductase iron-sulfur subunit, with product MAHEVDALEHERPSWKPSPGLTVAVIDPVQPPELPPHRERATDKDPAVMKRAVRTVYTLFYLSVAASIWAVAAYMIFPIESGRIVDIRSNNLFIGLGIGTALLALGLGAIHWSKAVMSDKEYIEPRHATRGKDSTREAAVAVFEIADKESGFGRRVMIRNSLFAALAASIIPGVTLFRGLAPQNTAANPIAGQPVPLLSQTMWTEGAYLTHDPSGERIRAADVTLGSAVHVIPEELASLTHEEGYLEEKAKAIVLLMRLLPEDLNEAPEKADWSYQGIVAYSKVCTHVGCPVALYEQQTHHLLCPCHQSQFDVANGAAVIFGPAARPLPQLPITIDADGYLVAKSDFLEPVGPSFWERH from the coding sequence ATGGCACACGAAGTCGACGCGCTCGAGCACGAGAGGCCTTCCTGGAAGCCCTCTCCGGGGCTCACCGTCGCGGTCATCGATCCGGTGCAGCCCCCTGAGCTTCCGCCGCACCGCGAGCGTGCGACGGACAAGGACCCGGCGGTCATGAAGCGCGCCGTCCGCACGGTCTACACGCTGTTCTACCTCTCGGTCGCGGCCAGCATCTGGGCGGTCGCCGCCTACATGATCTTCCCGATCGAGAGCGGGCGGATCGTCGACATCCGCAGCAACAACCTCTTCATCGGTCTCGGCATCGGAACGGCGCTCCTGGCGCTCGGCCTCGGCGCCATCCACTGGTCGAAGGCGGTGATGTCCGACAAGGAGTACATCGAGCCCCGTCACGCCACCCGCGGCAAGGACAGCACCCGCGAGGCGGCTGTGGCCGTCTTTGAGATCGCCGACAAGGAGTCCGGCTTCGGACGTCGCGTGATGATCCGCAACTCGCTGTTCGCGGCCCTCGCGGCCTCGATCATCCCCGGCGTCACGCTCTTCCGCGGGCTCGCTCCGCAGAACACGGCAGCCAACCCCATCGCCGGCCAGCCGGTGCCGCTGCTCAGCCAGACCATGTGGACCGAGGGCGCCTACCTCACGCACGACCCGTCGGGCGAGCGCATCCGCGCGGCCGACGTGACGCTCGGCTCCGCCGTGCACGTCATCCCCGAGGAGCTGGCTTCGCTCACCCATGAGGAGGGCTACCTGGAGGAGAAGGCCAAGGCCATCGTCCTGCTGATGCGCCTCCTCCCCGAAGACCTCAACGAAGCACCTGAGAAGGCTGACTGGTCCTACCAGGGCATCGTCGCCTACTCCAAGGTCTGCACGCACGTCGGATGCCCCGTGGCTCTGTACGAGCAGCAGACCCACCACCTGCTGTGCCCCTGCCACCAGTCTCAGTTCGACGTGGCGAACGGCGCGGCGGTCATCTTCGGCCCGGCGGCGCGTCCGCTGCCGCAGCTGCCCATCACCATCGACGCAGACGGGTACCTCGTCGCCAAGAGCGACTTCCTCGAACCCGTCGGCCCGAGCTTCTGGGAGCGGCATTGA
- a CDS encoding c-type cytochrome — MAREKKHRPTGRRSPWAAAALIGIGLLLTGGIYAGASAAMASTTEPAAASALTVEDGQKLFQANCATCHGLNLQGSENGPSLYGVGELSVHFQVSTGRMPLQQSGPQAPQKPPQFTEDQVAAIAAYVQSTAPGPTFPAAEVLDGQGDSAHGAELFRINCAMCHNVAGAGGALTEGKYAPNLHTVSPLNMYAAMVTGPQNMPVFNDMNLTPEEKRDVISYLVYLQQNESPGGFDLGSLGPVSEGLFIWIFGIGTLIALTVWVTAKSN; from the coding sequence ATGGCACGCGAGAAGAAGCATCGTCCGACCGGTCGCCGGAGCCCCTGGGCTGCCGCGGCGCTGATCGGCATCGGCCTGCTCCTCACGGGCGGCATCTACGCCGGAGCGTCGGCAGCCATGGCGTCGACCACCGAGCCGGCGGCCGCCAGCGCGCTCACCGTCGAGGACGGCCAGAAGCTCTTCCAGGCGAACTGCGCCACGTGCCACGGCCTGAACCTGCAGGGTTCCGAGAACGGCCCGTCGCTCTACGGCGTCGGCGAGCTGTCTGTCCACTTCCAGGTCAGCACCGGACGCATGCCCCTCCAGCAGAGCGGGCCGCAGGCACCGCAGAAGCCGCCGCAGTTCACCGAGGACCAGGTCGCGGCGATCGCGGCCTACGTCCAGTCCACGGCCCCCGGCCCGACCTTCCCGGCGGCCGAGGTCCTCGATGGACAGGGCGACTCGGCGCACGGTGCCGAGCTGTTCCGCATCAACTGCGCCATGTGCCACAACGTCGCCGGCGCCGGTGGAGCACTCACCGAGGGCAAGTACGCCCCGAACCTCCACACGGTGTCACCGCTCAACATGTACGCCGCCATGGTCACGGGCCCGCAGAACATGCCGGTCTTCAATGACATGAACCTGACCCCGGAGGAGAAGCGCGACGTCATCTCCTACCTGGTCTACCTGCAGCAGAACGAGTCCCCCGGCGGATTCGACCTCGGCTCCCTCGGACCGGTCTCCGAAGGTCTCTTCATCTGGATCTTCGGCATCGGCACCCTCATCGCACTGACCGTCTGGGTCACGGCGAAATCCAATTGA
- a CDS encoding cytochrome c oxidase subunit 3, with protein sequence MGIVTTTTAAYSQAMRSVKRPDPVAVGTIVWLGSEVMFFAGLFAIYFTLRSTSPELWAQETELLNVPYATVNTIILVLSSVTCQMGVFAAERFQPYTVKSKSFFQRWGMVEWFFLTFALGAIFVSGQVWEYAQLVAEGMPISANSYASAFYITTGFHALHVTGGLIAFLLVIGRAYAVKNFGRKEMTTSIVVSYYWHFVDVVWIALFLVIYFLK encoded by the coding sequence ATGGGGATTGTGACGACCACAACAGCGGCCTATTCCCAGGCGATGCGCTCCGTCAAGCGGCCAGATCCGGTCGCTGTCGGGACCATCGTGTGGCTCGGCAGCGAGGTGATGTTCTTCGCGGGGCTCTTCGCGATCTACTTCACCCTTCGCAGCACCTCGCCCGAGCTCTGGGCGCAGGAGACCGAGCTCCTCAACGTCCCTTACGCCACCGTGAACACCATCATCCTGGTGCTCTCCTCCGTGACGTGCCAGATGGGCGTCTTCGCCGCCGAGCGCTTCCAGCCGTACACGGTGAAGTCGAAGTCGTTCTTCCAGCGCTGGGGCATGGTCGAGTGGTTCTTCCTCACCTTTGCCCTGGGCGCCATCTTCGTCTCCGGCCAGGTGTGGGAGTACGCGCAGCTGGTCGCCGAGGGCATGCCCATCAGCGCCAACTCGTACGCCTCGGCGTTCTACATCACGACGGGCTTCCACGCCCTCCATGTGACCGGCGGTCTCATCGCCTTCCTCCTGGTCATCGGCCGGGCGTACGCGGTGAAGAACTTCGGCCGCAAGGAGATGACCACCTCGATCGTCGTGTCGTATTACTGGCACTTCGTCGACGTGGTCTGGATCGCCCTGTTCCTCGTCATCTACTTCCTGAAATGA
- the trpD gene encoding anthranilate phosphoribosyltransferase produces the protein MADLHTWPDILTDLLSGRDLSVSESTWAMRQVMRGSASPSQLAGFLVALRAKGETVDEIVGFRDAILEAALPLRVDANVLDIVGTGGDRFGTVNVSTMAAVVAAASGIPVVKHGNKAASSSSGASDVLAALGLDLTLSPEAVAEVLARTGITFAFASAFHPGFRHAGPTRSELGVPTVFNILGPLCNPARAEANAVGVAHLDRVPLITGVFRTRGATALVFRGDDGLDELTTTGHSRLWEVSRGDIHEHDLDPRDLGIRLADIDELLGGEPAHNAAIVRRMLEGESGAVRDIVLLNAAAGIVAYRLSQDAAQVQRPILERLAEAQDAAAAAVDGGAAVAKLDEWVRVSAELAGASV, from the coding sequence ATGGCGGACCTTCACACCTGGCCGGACATCCTCACCGATCTGCTCTCGGGCCGCGACCTCAGCGTGTCCGAGTCGACGTGGGCGATGCGTCAGGTGATGCGGGGCTCTGCCAGCCCGTCTCAGCTCGCGGGCTTCCTGGTCGCGCTGCGGGCCAAGGGCGAGACGGTCGATGAGATCGTCGGCTTCCGCGATGCGATCCTCGAGGCGGCGCTGCCGCTCCGCGTGGACGCCAACGTGCTCGACATCGTCGGCACCGGCGGCGACCGCTTCGGCACGGTGAACGTCTCCACGATGGCGGCGGTGGTGGCCGCGGCATCCGGGATCCCCGTCGTCAAGCACGGCAACAAGGCTGCGAGCTCCTCGTCCGGTGCCTCTGACGTGCTGGCTGCTCTCGGTCTCGACCTCACGCTGTCGCCCGAGGCCGTCGCCGAGGTGCTCGCGCGCACCGGCATCACGTTCGCCTTCGCCTCGGCCTTCCACCCCGGCTTCCGTCACGCGGGGCCCACGCGGTCCGAGCTCGGCGTGCCGACGGTGTTCAACATCCTCGGGCCCCTGTGCAACCCGGCGCGCGCCGAGGCGAATGCGGTGGGCGTGGCGCACCTCGACCGCGTGCCGCTCATCACGGGCGTGTTCCGCACCCGCGGTGCGACGGCGCTCGTGTTCCGCGGCGACGACGGGCTCGACGAGCTGACGACGACCGGTCACAGCCGCCTGTGGGAGGTCAGCCGCGGCGACATCCACGAGCACGACCTCGACCCCCGCGACCTCGGCATCCGCCTGGCCGACATCGACGAGCTCCTCGGCGGCGAGCCCGCTCACAACGCCGCGATCGTGCGACGGATGCTGGAGGGGGAGAGCGGCGCGGTTCGCGACATCGTGCTCCTCAACGCCGCCGCCGGCATCGTCGCCTACCGGCTGTCGCAGGATGCCGCGCAGGTGCAGCGTCCGATCCTGGAGCGGCTGGCGGAGGCGCAGGATGCTGCAGCCGCGGCCGTCGACGGCGGCGCGGCCGTCGCGAAGCTCGACGAGTGGGTGCGGGTGAGCGCCGAGCTCGCCGGCGCGTCGGTCTGA
- a CDS encoding PHP domain-containing protein, which translates to MDPREALDEIATLLERERSSRYKSKAFRAASDAISGLSDAEVRDAASLRRRKGIGDSTFAVIQEALAGKTPAYLEDLRERAGAQRASQLRKKLRGDLHSHSEWSDGLTSIELMVDAGRALGHEYLALTDHSPRLRVANGLSPERLRAQLTVVAGMSGDGFTLLSGIEVDILEDGALDQEPDLLRELDVVVASAHSKLRMERAPMTRRLVAAVSSGRMDVLGHVTGRLVEGSRGTRPPSTFDAKAVFAACAQHDVAVEINSRPERQDPPDDLIAIALREGCLFSIDSDAHAPGQLSLIDYGAERAEKAGVPVDRVITTWPLERLREWTGRRR; encoded by the coding sequence ATGGACCCCCGGGAGGCGCTGGACGAGATCGCGACGCTGCTCGAGCGCGAGCGATCCTCGCGGTACAAGTCGAAGGCGTTCCGCGCGGCGTCCGATGCGATCAGCGGCCTCAGCGACGCGGAGGTCCGCGACGCGGCCTCGCTCCGGCGCCGGAAGGGCATCGGCGACTCGACCTTCGCCGTCATCCAGGAGGCCCTGGCCGGGAAGACTCCCGCCTACCTCGAGGACCTGCGCGAGCGGGCGGGCGCGCAGCGCGCGTCGCAGCTGCGGAAGAAGCTGCGCGGTGACCTCCACTCCCACAGCGAGTGGTCGGACGGCCTCACCTCGATCGAGCTGATGGTCGACGCGGGCCGAGCTCTCGGGCACGAGTACCTCGCGCTCACCGACCACTCCCCGCGGCTGCGCGTCGCCAACGGCCTCTCGCCCGAGCGGCTGCGCGCGCAGCTGACGGTCGTGGCCGGCATGAGCGGCGACGGCTTCACCCTGCTGTCGGGCATCGAGGTCGACATCCTCGAGGACGGCGCCCTCGACCAGGAGCCCGATCTGCTGCGCGAGCTCGACGTCGTCGTGGCCTCGGCCCACTCGAAGCTGCGCATGGAGCGCGCTCCGATGACACGGCGACTGGTCGCCGCCGTCTCGAGCGGCCGGATGGATGTGCTCGGCCACGTGACGGGACGGCTGGTGGAGGGCTCGCGCGGCACGCGGCCCCCGTCGACGTTCGACGCGAAGGCGGTGTTCGCCGCGTGCGCTCAGCACGACGTCGCGGTGGAGATCAACTCGCGGCCGGAGCGACAGGATCCGCCCGACGACCTCATCGCCATCGCCCTGCGCGAGGGATGTCTCTTCTCCATCGACTCCGACGCGCACGCGCCCGGGCAGCTGTCGCTGATCGACTACGGCGCCGAGCGGGCCGAGAAGGCCGGCGTGCCCGTCGACAGGGTCATCACGACGTGGCCGCTGGAGCGCCTGCGCGAATGGACCGGCCGGCGGCGCTGA